The DNA window GACTCTTTCCAGGAAGCCGACATTACCGGCATTACCTTGCCGATCACGAAATACAACTACCTGGTGAAGGATCCCAACGAATTAGCCTATGTGATTCACGAGGCTTTTTATGTAGCTACTTCCGGGCGCCCCGGACCGGTGTTAATCGATATCCCCAAGGATGTCCAGGCGGCGCTGGTGCCCTTTGATGAGTACCCGCCGCGGGAGCTGGAATTACCGGGCTACCAGTTGACGGAAAATCACTTGGAAGAAAAGCTGGCGACCATTTTGGGAGAACTGGCCGAGGCGGAAAAGCCGGTCATCTTCGCCGGCGGCGGCGTGATTAAATCCGGTGCCGCCGGGGAGCTCATGGCTTTGGCGGAAAAGACCAACATCCCCGTGGCGTACAGCCTGATGGGCAAAGGGGCTTTTCCGGACAATCATCCCTTGTGCCTCGGGATGGTTGGCATGCACGGCTTGGCCCATACTAACTATGCCTTTACCGAATGTGACTTCTTGCTAGGGCTGGGAGTTAGGTTTAGCGACCGGGTCACGGGAAAACTGGATGAATTCTGCCCGCGGGCGACCATCGTCCATGTGGATATTGACCCGGCGGAAATCAACAAGAACATCCGTGCCCATTATCCCGTAATCGGGGATATTAAGAATGTTTTGAAAATCATGCTGCCGCTGTTAGAAAAATTCACCTTCAAGGACTTTACCCCTTGGCATGAAAAAATTGCCGCATGGAAACAACAATACCCCCTCCGGTATGAGAATAAAGGGTTGAAACCGCAGTATATTATACAGCAGATCAACGAGTTGACTAACGGTGAAGCTTTCATTACCACCGAAGTAGGGCAAAACCAGATGTGGGCGGCCCAGTACTACCGGGCCACCAGGCCCAGGAGCTTTATCTCCTCCGGAGGTTTAGGCACCATGGGCTACGGCTTGCCGGCGGCCGTCGGCGTGCAAATCGCCCACCCGGATGCGGTGGTGGTGAATATCTCCGGGGACGGCAGCTTCCAGATGAACGTGCAGGAACTGGCTACCGCCGTCCAAAATGAGCTGCCCATCAACGTCGTGATTCTAAATAACGGCTATTTAGGCATGGTACGCCAGTGGCAGGAGATGTTCCTGGACCGCCGCTACTCTCATGTGGATATTACCTTCGGTCCCGATTTTGTCAAACTGGCGGAAGCCTACGGGGCCGTGGGCCTGCGGGTGGAGCGGCCGGAGGATGTGCGCCCTGCCTTGGAAGAGGCCCTCAAATCGAAGCGGACCTATGTCATTGACTGCATTGTAGAGCGGGAAGAAAACGTGTTACCCATGGTACCCGCCGGAAGTGCCATTCACAACATGTTAGGGAGGTAATGGCATGAAGCATACCCTGTCAGTCTTGGTGGAAAATAAGCCCGGGGTCCTGACCAGGATCGCCGGATTATTTGCCCGCCGGGGATACAACATCGACAGCTTAGCCGTCGGGCGTACGGAGGATCCGGCGGTGTCCAGAATGACCATCGTGGTTGACGGCGACGAGCGGGTCATTGAGCAGGTGACGAAACAGCTGAACAAGCTGGTGGATGTCATCAAGCTGACTGACATGACCAACGAGGAATATGTGGACCGGGAATTAATCCTGATCAAAGTGCATGCAGACCCGACCACCCGGGCCGAGATCATGCAGATCGTGGATATTTTCCGGGCGAGGATCGTGGATATCGGGCGTAACAGCTTGATCATTGAATGTACCGGCGACGCAGGCAAGATTAACGCCATCGAAAGTGCCCTCAGGCCTTTCGGGGTGCGGGAACTGGTACGGACCGGAAGAATTGCTCTGGCGCGCGGATCAAAACACAAGAACGGCAGTTGATTCCCGAAAAGGAGGGTTAGGTTTGAGTATCACAGGTGCCAAGGCATTGATTAAGAGCCTGGAAGCGGAAGGAGTCGAAATAGTTTTCGGCTATCCGGGGGGAGCTGTCCTTTCCATCTACGATGCCCTGCGGGAATCTTCCATTCGACACGTGCTGGTGCGGCAGGAACAGGCCGCCGTCCACGCGGCCAGCGGTTATGCCCGGGTGACCGGTCGTCCGGGGGTGTGCCTGGCTACTTCCGGACCCGGGGCTACCAATTTGGTGACCGGCATAGCCACCGCCTACATGGACTCCATTCCCATTATCGCCATCACCGGCCAGGTGGCCACCAGCATGGTGGGAACCGACGCTTTCCAGGAAGTTGATATCTTCGGCATTACCATGCCGATTACCAAGCATAACTATTTAGTGCAAAGAGCCGAGGACTTACCGCGGGTTGTGCGGGAGGCGTTTCACATCGCCAGTACCGGCCGGCCCGGCCCGGTCTTAATTGACATTCCCAGGGATGTGTCCGGCGGCCTGTTGGAGGAATACGCGCCGGTAACGCGAGTGGAACTGCGTGGCTACAAGCCCACCTACCGCGGCCACCCCGCTCAGGTGCGCAACCTGGCCCAGTTGATCAAGGATGCCCAAAGGCCGCTCATCTATGCGGGCGGGGGCGTGCTGCGGTCAGGCGCTCATGAGGAACTGCTGAAATTGGCTGAGCTCATCAGCGCTCCTGTCACCACCACCCTGCAGGGGATCGGGGCTTTCCCGGAAAATCATCCCCTGTCATTGGGGATGCTGGGCATGCACGGTACTCCCTATGCCAACTTGGCCGTGCAGCAGTGTGACCTGTTAATCGGGCTGGGAGTGCGGTTTGACGACCGGGTGACCCTGGCGGTGCAGAAATTTGCTCCCCAAGCCAAAATCGTGCACGTGGATGTGGA is part of the Clostridia bacterium genome and encodes:
- the ilvB gene encoding biosynthetic-type acetolactate synthase large subunit; protein product: MAKKLTGAQILLEALQREGVDTIFGYPGGAVLPIYDALFNTPSIRHVLVRHEQGAVHAADGYARSTGKPGVVFATSGPGATNLVTGIATAYMDSVPLVAVTGQVALSLLGRDSFQEADITGITLPITKYNYLVKDPNELAYVIHEAFYVATSGRPGPVLIDIPKDVQAALVPFDEYPPRELELPGYQLTENHLEEKLATILGELAEAEKPVIFAGGGVIKSGAAGELMALAEKTNIPVAYSLMGKGAFPDNHPLCLGMVGMHGLAHTNYAFTECDFLLGLGVRFSDRVTGKLDEFCPRATIVHVDIDPAEINKNIRAHYPVIGDIKNVLKIMLPLLEKFTFKDFTPWHEKIAAWKQQYPLRYENKGLKPQYIIQQINELTNGEAFITTEVGQNQMWAAQYYRATRPRSFISSGGLGTMGYGLPAAVGVQIAHPDAVVVNISGDGSFQMNVQELATAVQNELPINVVILNNGYLGMVRQWQEMFLDRRYSHVDITFGPDFVKLAEAYGAVGLRVERPEDVRPALEEALKSKRTYVIDCIVEREENVLPMVPAGSAIHNMLGR
- the ilvN gene encoding acetolactate synthase small subunit, with translation MKHTLSVLVENKPGVLTRIAGLFARRGYNIDSLAVGRTEDPAVSRMTIVVDGDERVIEQVTKQLNKLVDVIKLTDMTNEEYVDRELILIKVHADPTTRAEIMQIVDIFRARIVDIGRNSLIIECTGDAGKINAIESALRPFGVRELVRTGRIALARGSKHKNGS
- the ilvB gene encoding biosynthetic-type acetolactate synthase large subunit; translation: MSITGAKALIKSLEAEGVEIVFGYPGGAVLSIYDALRESSIRHVLVRQEQAAVHAASGYARVTGRPGVCLATSGPGATNLVTGIATAYMDSIPIIAITGQVATSMVGTDAFQEVDIFGITMPITKHNYLVQRAEDLPRVVREAFHIASTGRPGPVLIDIPRDVSGGLLEEYAPVTRVELRGYKPTYRGHPAQVRNLAQLIKDAQRPLIYAGGGVLRSGAHEELLKLAELISAPVTTTLQGIGAFPENHPLSLGMLGMHGTPYANLAVQQCDLLIGLGVRFDDRVTLAVQKFAPQAKIVHVDVDPAEIGKNVVTDLPIVGDIRLVLEDLLGLLSKKECPEWVEEIHRLKKEHPLYYGNPQEGLKPQYVLEKLGEMLREEEAIVTSDVGQHQMWAAQYCKFLRPNTFLTTGGLGTMGYGFPAAVGAQIANPKAKVVAVTGDGSFQMHMAELGTATENRLPIKILLFNNSYLGMVKQLQHFFVGGRYAGVEFHGNPDFVKLVSAYDNACGYRITSPGDVEPVLKEALQNDKLTLIECVISDNEWVYPIVPNDKGLDEMIQFPREE